From a single Oscillospiraceae bacterium genomic region:
- a CDS encoding DMT family transporter: protein MKKNHLFGNLLLIFTAVIWGTAFAFQRVGMESIEPFTFGASRMTLAAIAIGILSVFCKDEEFNDIKLNKAYKKNTIIGGICCGVFLTMASMLQQTGIIYTTAGKAGFITALYIIIVPVINFVVFKKKSSLLVLISVIIGLIGMYLLCINEGFFLSYGDTLVLICAFFFSGHILCCDYFVLKGNPIRISAIQFTTVAVISWIFAFIFETPGTDKIISAALPIVYCGVISGGLGYTFQIVAQKYTEPTVASLLMSLESVFAVIAGAIILNERMTERELIGCIIMFIAIIIVQIPKKNKN from the coding sequence ATGAAAAAGAATCATTTGTTTGGAAACTTATTGTTAATATTTACCGCAGTTATCTGGGGAACGGCATTTGCATTTCAAAGAGTTGGAATGGAAAGTATAGAGCCCTTTACATTCGGAGCCTCAAGAATGACATTGGCGGCAATTGCTATAGGGATTTTATCTGTCTTTTGTAAAGATGAAGAATTTAATGATATTAAATTAAATAAAGCATATAAGAAGAATACAATTATCGGCGGAATATGTTGCGGAGTATTTCTTACCATGGCAAGTATGCTTCAGCAAACAGGAATTATTTATACAACTGCAGGTAAGGCAGGATTTATAACAGCGCTTTATATAATTATAGTTCCTGTTATAAATTTTGTTGTTTTTAAAAAGAAAAGTTCATTACTTGTTCTTATCTCAGTAATTATCGGACTTATCGGAATGTATTTACTTTGTATAAATGAAGGTTTTTTCTTATCTTACGGAGATACACTTGTTTTAATTTGTGCATTCTTTTTTTCGGGGCATATACTTTGTTGTGATTACTTTGTTTTAAAAGGAAATCCAATACGTATTTCTGCAATCCAGTTTACAACCGTTGCAGTTATTTCCTGGATTTTTGCTTTTATTTTCGAAACACCGGGAACTGATAAAATTATTTCTGCCGCTCTGCCCATTGTTTATTGCGGAGTGATTTCAGGAGGCTTAGGATACACATTCCAGATAGTTGCCCAAAAATATACCGAGCCTACTGTTGCCTCGTTACTTATGAGCCTTGAGTCTGTGTTTGCCGTTATAGCAGGTGCAATAATTCTTAATGAACGTATGACAGAGAGGGAACTTATTGGATGTATAATTATGTTTATTGCCATCATAATTGTTCAAATTCCTAAAAAAAATAAAAATTAA